A single genomic interval of Geotoga petraea harbors:
- the hutH gene encoding histidine ammonia-lyase, whose amino-acid sequence MNKLIIDSQHLTVKDVLKVSKNKAKVEIGENAYQKIDKARKIIEDIVEKGYPIYGINTGFGKFCNVQISKKELKMLQENLIMSHSCGVGDALPEDIVRGIMILRMNNLSKGYSGISRETFEQIQNLLNHEITPFIPEQGSLGASGDLAPLAHMSLALMGLGEVFYKGQKISAKKALEEEGLKPIHLKEKEGLALINGTQVMTSIGVHAIADAIKLAKFSDLSAAMTTEALNGITDAFYEEIHEIRNQTGQIKTAENMRNILKDSKNTTKQAEIRVQDAYTIRCIPQIHGASKDAINYVSDILNKEINAVTDNPLIFPENGKVISGGNFHGQPVALAMDFLGIAVSEIANVSERRIERLVNPQLSGMPAFLSNNGGLNSGYMIPQYVAASLVSENKVLAHPASVDSIPSSANQEDHVSMGTIAARKAKQIVENVKKVIAIEFLAAAQAIDIKDQKDNLSSTNRFIYDKIREKVTFMEKDRIIHNDIIEMEKLLNDDKFFEEIENKIDLKI is encoded by the coding sequence ATGAACAAATTAATAATAGACTCACAACATCTCACAGTAAAAGACGTCCTAAAAGTATCCAAAAACAAAGCAAAAGTAGAAATAGGTGAAAATGCGTACCAAAAAATAGACAAAGCAAGAAAAATAATAGAAGACATAGTTGAAAAAGGCTACCCAATATATGGAATAAACACTGGATTTGGAAAATTCTGCAACGTTCAAATATCAAAAAAAGAATTGAAAATGCTCCAAGAAAATCTCATAATGAGCCACTCTTGTGGCGTAGGAGATGCTCTCCCAGAAGACATAGTAAGGGGAATAATGATACTAAGAATGAACAACCTTTCAAAAGGTTATTCAGGAATAAGCAGAGAAACTTTTGAACAAATTCAAAACTTATTGAACCACGAAATAACTCCTTTTATTCCAGAACAAGGCAGCCTCGGTGCATCTGGAGATTTGGCTCCACTTGCCCATATGTCGTTGGCTTTAATGGGACTTGGAGAAGTGTTCTACAAAGGACAAAAAATATCGGCAAAAAAAGCACTTGAAGAAGAAGGGCTAAAACCCATTCATCTGAAAGAAAAAGAAGGACTCGCTTTAATAAACGGAACACAAGTCATGACTTCAATAGGAGTGCACGCAATAGCAGACGCTATAAAACTTGCCAAATTTTCTGATTTATCAGCAGCAATGACAACAGAAGCTCTTAACGGCATAACAGACGCTTTCTACGAAGAAATACACGAAATAAGAAACCAAACAGGCCAAATAAAAACAGCCGAAAACATGAGAAACATATTAAAAGACAGCAAAAACACAACAAAACAAGCAGAAATAAGAGTTCAAGATGCTTACACCATAAGATGTATCCCTCAAATACACGGTGCATCAAAAGACGCGATAAACTACGTGTCAGACATACTGAACAAAGAAATAAACGCAGTAACAGACAACCCGTTGATATTCCCTGAAAACGGAAAAGTAATTTCAGGTGGAAATTTCCACGGACAACCAGTCGCACTGGCAATGGACTTTTTGGGAATAGCTGTTTCTGAAATAGCAAATGTTTCAGAAAGAAGAATAGAAAGATTGGTCAACCCTCAGCTTTCTGGTATGCCTGCGTTCTTGTCCAACAACGGTGGGCTAAACTCTGGTTACATGATCCCTCAATACGTTGCGGCATCTCTTGTTTCAGAAAACAAAGTTTTGGCACACCCCGCAAGCGTTGATTCTATCCCTTCTTCTGCAAACCAAGAAGACCATGTGAGCATGGGAACAATAGCTGCAAGAAAAGCAAAACAAATCGTTGAAAACGTGAAAAAAGTAATTGCCATAGAATTCTTGGCTGCTGCACAGGCAATAGACATAAAAGACCAAAAAGACAATCTCTCATCCACAAACAGATTCATCTATGACAAAATAAGAGAAAAAGTAACATTCATGGAAAAAGACAGAATAATCCACAACGACATAATAGAAATGGAAAAACTATTAAACGACGACAAATTCTTCGAAGAAATAGAAAACAAAATAGATCTCAAAATATAA
- a CDS encoding cation:proton antiporter, translated as MAFSLATVILLGLIFKWLFEKINLPGILGMLILGMLIGQYALDWLSPELMNVSSDLRKIALIIILLRAGLGISKSTLKKVGKPAIKLSFIPNLLEGFAITFSSMWLFKLSFIEGGILGFIIAAVSPAVVVPSMLKLMEKGKGEKKAIPTMILAGASVDDVVAITLFSTFLGLYGGKNINIPIKLLEIPLSIGLGIGIGIIFGFLLVKIFEKYHLRDTKKVLYILAISIFLTTFEDVLSSYIQIASLLGVMTIGFIILEKRQEVAHRLARKFEKIWVLAEILLFVLVGAQVNLEVALDSGLKGLLLIAIGLAFRSLGVLISLINSGLNKKEKIFSIIGYVPKATVQAAIGAVPLAAGVASGNLILALAVLSILFTAPLGAFGIEIFGDKLLD; from the coding sequence ATGGCTTTTAGTTTAGCAACAGTAATATTATTGGGACTTATATTCAAATGGTTATTCGAAAAAATAAATCTACCTGGAATTCTTGGAATGCTTATTTTGGGAATGTTGATCGGCCAATACGCTTTAGATTGGCTTAGCCCAGAATTAATGAATGTATCATCTGATTTAAGAAAAATCGCCCTAATAATAATTCTATTAAGGGCGGGACTTGGTATATCAAAAAGTACCCTAAAAAAAGTTGGAAAACCAGCAATAAAATTGTCTTTTATACCAAACCTCTTAGAAGGGTTTGCAATAACTTTTTCATCAATGTGGTTATTCAAACTTTCTTTTATAGAAGGTGGAATACTCGGATTTATAATCGCAGCAGTTTCTCCAGCTGTTGTTGTCCCATCGATGCTAAAACTCATGGAAAAGGGGAAAGGCGAAAAAAAAGCAATACCAACAATGATCCTCGCTGGTGCTTCTGTTGATGATGTTGTCGCTATAACTCTATTTTCAACATTTTTGGGATTATATGGAGGCAAAAATATAAACATACCAATAAAACTACTCGAAATCCCTTTATCAATAGGTCTTGGAATTGGAATTGGAATAATTTTTGGATTTCTTCTTGTCAAAATATTTGAAAAATACCACCTAAGAGATACCAAAAAAGTGTTGTACATATTGGCAATATCCATTTTTTTAACAACTTTCGAAGATGTCTTATCTTCCTATATACAAATAGCAAGTTTACTTGGTGTAATGACAATTGGGTTCATAATATTAGAAAAAAGACAAGAAGTAGCCCATAGATTGGCAAGAAAGTTCGAAAAAATTTGGGTGTTGGCAGAAATACTCCTTTTTGTTCTCGTTGGAGCACAGGTTAATTTGGAGGTAGCTTTAGATAGCGGGTTAAAGGGTTTGTTGTTAATAGCCATTGGATTAGCTTTTAGAAGTTTAGGCGTACTAATTTCTTTGATAAATTCTGGTTTAAACAAAAAAGAAAAAATATTTTCTATAATTGGATACGTCCCAAAAGCTACCGTTCAAGCTGCAATAGGAGCAGTCCCATTGGCAGCTGGAGTAGCAAGCGGAAATTTAATTCTCGCTTTAGCTGTATTATCTATACTATTCACAGCTCCTCTGGGTGCTTTTGGCATTGAAATCTTTGGTGATAAACTTTTAGACTAA
- a CDS encoding Panacea domain-containing protein: MNRDKIDNKTKLFNLILLYISYFRDFDGVKKLNKLLYFTDFEYYNKYSKSITGFNYLKYPMGPVIENYSEIINEMENKKILKRVESRILGINKTYTVHKLKKLVEPDLELFEKEELQVIRDVWYKNELKSGKELEEESHVDAPWVLTEFYQPISYDFVKYRNQDLDDYTISEIKAENSYNRAKEYKSEAEKDFYENNDYDHITLYFF, translated from the coding sequence ATGAATAGAGATAAAATAGACAATAAAACAAAGCTATTTAATTTAATTCTGTTGTATATATCTTATTTTAGAGATTTTGATGGAGTTAAAAAGTTAAATAAATTATTGTACTTCACCGATTTTGAGTATTACAATAAATATTCTAAATCAATTACGGGATTTAATTATCTAAAATATCCTATGGGACCTGTAATTGAAAATTATTCAGAAATAATCAATGAGATGGAAAATAAAAAAATATTAAAAAGAGTTGAAAGTAGAATTCTAGGAATAAATAAGACTTATACTGTTCATAAATTAAAAAAGTTAGTGGAACCTGATTTAGAACTATTTGAGAAAGAAGAATTACAAGTTATTAGAGATGTTTGGTACAAAAATGAACTAAAAAGTGGTAAAGAGTTGGAAGAAGAAAGCCATGTCGATGCCCCTTGGGTTCTAACAGAATTTTATCAACCAATATCGTATGATTTTGTTAAATACAGAAATCAAGATTTGGATGATTACACTATTTCTGAAATAAAAGCAGAAAACTCTTATAATAGAGCAAAAGAATATAAATCTGAAGCTGAAAAAGATTTTTATGAAAATAATGATTATGATCATATAACTCTTTATTTCTTTTAA
- a CDS encoding NAD(P)/FAD-dependent oxidoreductase → MIVIGTGPAGLFAAANIKDKKVLILEKNKEVGKKLLISGTGQCNLTHDGKIYEFFDKYGDKKNYMKKILKRFTNEDVINFFEERGLVFVKDKNGKYFPKSMRAKDVLNILLEEISKNGHEIKTDSKVVKIAKGDFFRVFTKDEEYNSRSVLIATGGKSYPRLGTSGDGYKFAEYFEHNVVEPKPALTPVKIKNFDLQVLSGTSFNDVKIKIKGKDVKNSGDLLITHLGFSGPAIIDFSRYIYNDDVLQVSFLNFKNKDVFREDFWNKLKKYQNETIFSVLKKYDLTKKFILKMLNDLNIEEKTFCGNLNKEKRNFVVDYLIDHEYYVDELFGYDQAMVTAGGIDLKEIDVKTMMSKKVDGLFFAGEVLDVDGNTGGYNIQFALTTGKIVSECFK, encoded by the coding sequence TTGATTGTTATAGGAACAGGACCAGCGGGGCTTTTTGCCGCTGCAAATATTAAAGATAAAAAGGTATTGATTCTTGAAAAGAATAAAGAGGTTGGCAAGAAACTTTTGATTTCTGGTACAGGGCAATGCAATTTGACTCATGATGGGAAGATTTACGAGTTTTTCGATAAATACGGCGACAAGAAGAATTATATGAAGAAGATTTTGAAGAGGTTTACCAATGAAGATGTGATTAATTTTTTTGAGGAAAGAGGTCTTGTTTTTGTTAAAGATAAAAACGGAAAATATTTTCCAAAATCGATGAGGGCAAAAGATGTTTTGAACATTTTGTTGGAAGAGATATCGAAAAACGGACACGAGATAAAAACAGATTCTAAAGTGGTTAAAATTGCAAAGGGGGATTTTTTTAGAGTTTTTACAAAGGATGAAGAGTACAATTCCAGATCTGTGTTGATTGCGACAGGCGGGAAATCTTATCCAAGGTTAGGAACAAGTGGGGATGGGTATAAATTTGCAGAATATTTTGAACATAATGTCGTAGAACCAAAACCAGCTCTTACACCAGTTAAGATTAAGAATTTTGATTTACAGGTTTTGTCAGGTACTTCTTTTAATGATGTGAAGATAAAGATTAAAGGTAAAGATGTTAAAAACTCGGGTGATTTGCTAATCACACATTTAGGTTTTTCCGGGCCTGCCATCATAGATTTTTCCAGATATATTTATAATGATGATGTTTTGCAAGTTTCTTTTTTGAACTTTAAAAACAAAGATGTTTTTAGAGAAGATTTTTGGAATAAATTGAAAAAATATCAGAACGAAACTATTTTTTCTGTTTTGAAAAAATACGATTTGACTAAAAAATTTATTTTGAAAATGCTAAATGATTTGAATATCGAAGAAAAAACGTTTTGTGGAAATTTGAATAAAGAGAAGAGAAATTTTGTTGTTGATTATCTTATAGATCATGAGTACTATGTTGATGAACTTTTTGGATACGATCAGGCAATGGTTACTGCTGGGGGCATTGATTTAAAAGAAATAGACGTTAAAACAATGATGTCAAAAAAGGTAGATGGGTTATTTTTTGCAGGAGAGGTTTTGGATGTTGATGGAAACACGGGAGGATACAACATTCAATTTGCTTTAACTACTGGAAAGATAGTTTCTGAATGTTTTAAATGA
- a CDS encoding HAD family hydrolase — protein sequence MCSKPENFVYISHMENSNTTKPHKEYFENILKELKITPEEAIIIGDTDFDKAAEKVGIKFIHVEEVDKWKELI from the coding sequence ATGTGTTCGAAACCCGAAAACTTTGTATATATTTCACACATGGAAAACTCGAACACAACAAAACCGCACAAAGAATATTTTGAAAACATTTTAAAAGAATTGAAAATAACTCCAGAAGAAGCTATAATAATAGGAGACACAGACTTTGACAAAGCAGCCGAAAAAGTGGGAATAAAATTCATACACGTTGAAGAAGTCGACAAATGGAAAGAACTTATTTAA